CAGTTTGTGAACAGGGCTAGGCAGCCATGACTTTCATGCTTAATTGCaatgtattaatttatattCTACCTTTAAAGTCGTCAAGAAGGTGATAAACACCCAGTTTGGTTTACCCTTGGGATTCGGGAGGTGATCAAAGGATGGGACAAGGGACTTCAGAACATGTGCGCAGGCGAGAAAAGAAAGCTGACCATCCCACCATCTCTGGCATATGGAAAGGAGGGCAAAGGTGAGCTTTCACTACTTGCTTGTGCTTATTCTTTAAATTGGCTTTAAGGTAAGGCCCAGATACATGCATGGTTATTTACATTCCTCTGCTCTACTTTAGGAAAGATCCCACCAGAGAGCACTCTGATCTTTGAGATAGAGCTGATAGAGATCAGGAATGGCCCCAGGTCGCACGAGTCCTTCCAGGAGATGGACCTTAATGATGACTGGAAGCTCTCCAAATCTGAGGTATGTTCTAGTCAAATAAGAAGGCTTATCTTGTAAGACTACTTTAAAGTTATACAGTTAATAATTTAAACAGcccatatttatatttatccaGAGAAATCAGAAGCATCAGTTTGAGTTCATTAGTAATGATCTCTTGATGAAAACTGAACAAAATAAGACTACTACTAACCTTAATTCATGCTTTCTGTTTCAGGTTAAAGAGTATCTGCGTAAAGAGTTTGAGAGACACGGATATCCTCCCAATGACACTCATCATGAAGCCATGGTGGAAGACATCTTTAAGCAGGAGGATGACGACAAGGACGGTTATATATCTGCACGAGAATTCACATACCAACATGACGAGTTATAGAAACCAGTTACTCTCTTGCCATTAGCAATGTTCAACTTTAAAGAGAAATGTTAAATACAATCTGTTATTATtggtttacatttatataagaCAAACTTCAGTATCTGAAAATGAGAAAGATGTCTGTTTCAGTTTATGAAAACGAGGATCTGGGTGCAGTTATGCATATGCTCATGCCTGCTGTGAATTTCTtcttaaaaataacacaaaaatgaccTTTTGCCTCCTTTTGATGTGCTGAAAGATCAAAATCATCTGCTAAATTCAGCCATAATCCCTTGTACACTCCAAGAACTGTGAAAGGTGTgtggctttttcttttttttttttttatctagaaAGCCTGTTACCTGAAATATGGCACACTTATAGGATAACCTATAAGATATTTTCAatatatgtttacattttgctGTTTTTCAACATGTTACTTACTTCAGAATGGATCTAATTTGTATAAAAGTTGTTTGTTAATGCATTACCATGTAAATATGATGTTTTACTGCTTATATACCTGAATGAAGGGAACTTAAGTAGTACTTTTACATTGTATTGTGCCTTACAAATGACAAGACACAACTGCAGGATTGTAGGATGAATGGGGCGACAATTAAAAATAAGGAATGAACAACATGTTAGCTCAGGAgttctacaaacacacacagactcacaacTAAAGATGAAGATTGGAGCAAGTCCTAATAATCAGGAATGCTACAGAGACAACATGAGGGCTGGAGTAACAGTCACAAGTAACTAAATCACTCGTACCAGCTGAAGAAGACTAAGGTGCCTTTGAATAGCAGTAAGCACAAAGCGGTCATTTCAGACACCGCCAGCAGGAGACGCTCTTAACTCAGTAAATGAATCCAGTGACTGATGAGAGAGCATTAGCTGAGTTACATaaattccaaataaaaacaactcagttggtgTATTGTTGGACTGATTTACTTATtgtacaaaatatatttaaggtTAAGAATGGTAATATGTTGGAGGTTTGGTATTAATCTGATAGTTGTGAGAGGTAATTAATGCACATTAAAGGagactttacatttacattacatttattcatttagcagatgcttttatccaaagcgacttacaaatgagaaaatacaagcaaaagaCTTCAAGGCTGCACCCCCAAACCACATTGTACAGTGctctccattaatattggcacccttggtaaatatgcgcatagaaggctgtgaaaaaattgtctttattgtttaaccttttgatcatttgCTAAAAATTCAACAAAAATACTATGATCTCATGTATATCCAACAAttgcaaacattaaaaaaaaaaatcttaaatatagatgtgcagcaattattagcacccttttagtcaatactttgtgctacctccctttgccaagataacagatctgagtcttctcctataatgcctgaggaggttggagaatacatggctaGGGATCTgtgaccattcctccatacagaatctctgcAGATCTTTAGTACACCTTACCTTACTACAGCCGTGCTGAAAAATCCAGTTTATTTACCAACTAAGTAAGTTTGTTAGTTAACTGCTGCTAAAACTTGTTAACTATGTTGGCCGGCTTGGCAGAAAGAAAACGGTTTCTGAATTATCACTACTAATGCTATATTTTAAACAAGTTATTTGACACAACATTAAGGCAATTATAGCTTCTTAGACATTTAACGAGTATTTAAGATTAGTAataatttaagattttttttccccaaacacaAGCTGGATCTTTCAACAGGGAGTGTGAACAAAATGTAAACCTCTGGTTGCTTCTGGGGTGTCTCTTGATCTTACCCAGGCATTTTGTCATCTGATCAGGGCCCACGTTCCCAAATGTGTTGTAAAGTTTTGCTTTACCATTTAACTTTGATCCCATGCTTTTGAGAAACTCTGATATGTGTTTTCCCCCAAACCTGATTTTTAGCATTACTCATATTAGTTGTGTGAATTTATCTTTATTAGGTTGGGGCACGATGGTAAATGTGTCTAAAATCCTTTGCCGCATCCAAGCCGATAGCTCTTGAGGCAACTTGCAGCAGGACAATGTTTTAGAGCATCATTGAATGatgtctgatttaaaaaaaacaaacaaacaaaaaaaacaacaacattcacACTGCAGCTTTATGTAGAGTACAATTTTAATAGGGATGACAATCAAGCATGGTTTTCATTCTCTCTGAAAATACAGAACTGTGACAGGATTTCAAGTTCATTGTATTTCCATATTGGGCTGCACGAAAAACAGCACCTATTACCATGTAATATTCATACTAGGAATGTACTGAAAAATTGGTGTAAAAGTAGAAAGCTACAGTTGTACTTAGAACATGATGCTGTATCGGTAAGGATAATGACATTACAAAAATGGCTCTTAAAactgtttaattttttgttgttgttgtttttttgcatgatGTACCCTAGACAAAGCAAAAATCAGAGGAAATGATATTCAGTATGTTTTGATGAATAACTTAAGTTTAAGAGCATGTCTGTTTTAAAGAAATATCATTGTAGTCTCCCAGGCCAAATAATTGAACACTTGCCTTGCCGCTGTATGCTTTTAATGTCAACCTCAGTGAAAATGGGAAGGAAACAGTGAGTACTGATTACAGTGATAAACAAGATGTTGGTAAGacatcagtatttttttttttaaaaccagtatTAACTAGCCTACAGCACACTTCTGTTTACACTATTAAACAGAACATTCCATCCATATATGAAGGTTACACACCCTGCCATCATGCATAATCCCTTATTATTATGCATAATAACTTGTCCTTACAGTAGTAGTTCTTGTACACAACATTCCTTTCAATAATATGTGGACTGGTAACCTTGACCTATTAACATGAATGACAATGATCATTataatcttaaaaaaaattataataaaataaaatccattaGTGCAAAAATGATCCTACTCAGAACAGCCATGACAGCAGGGATACCCCTGCAAGCATCTTATGTGATACTAtaaaaaacatcaacatttagatacatttacattcatatattaccatatatgtaaatattctTCATACAAACAGTTACAAAAGCACTGAAACCTTCAAACTTTAGATAATAAATAAGTGGCCCTTCATATCAATAGTTACCAAATAAACATCAGAACAACAGTCAGGCATTGCATTAACATTCATCACATCTACAAGAGACATCAGAATAGAAGACACTCCATGAGTAGGTTAATTCCACAGGGAATTTACCTACTagcaaaccacacacacacacacacacacacacacacacacacacacacacacacacacacacacacacacatacacaaacttaAAATGggctcttaaaaaaaaagggttgtcCTACAGGGGTTATACTTGGAACCCCTTTCTGAAAGTATGCTAAGTGTGCTAGCGTGTACAGAACAGAAAGAGTACTGTACCTGTACCTTTCATTGTCACTGATGTTGTAGTACATGTAGtgcacctttaaagctttaggcctactttaaaatgtaattacgCTCCaattaaacaccttaaatctTGCATATCCACATATGTAGGTAAAATGAAAAGGTACCACCCCTAATAACAAGGAAACGTATTGGGATTTGTAGATATGAATACATATTCACTTGTTCTCAGAGCTGGTGGCATTTAGCCATTAAACAGGCTAACGCGTAATTAACCCTAATAACCCCCATTAACAAAATATGCTTCCAATTGTTTTGCATTGTGTGAGTTTGTGGCTCTTAGCTTCAGCCACTGGAAGCAACATTAACAACAGTGCCCGACCTTCTCCGTTTCAGTGGCTTTTATTGCGCTCagtatattttttgttgttgttttgagagGTCCTCTGAGAACAGTGTCTGTGGTGAATGTTAGGGTTTTAACATGGCTACTTGGCCACGGCTGTGTTGCTGTCGTAAAAGTTCTTGTTGGCAGGTAAAGTAGCTCGAGCATTGCGTTTTTCCTTGAAGCGTCCGGAGCGCGAGACGGAAATGTTGCGTCTGAACGTGCCATCGCTTAAGGCAGGTTCCAGTTGTGAGGCATCAAAGCTATCGCTCAGGAAGCCTGAGTTTTTGCCGTCCGAGCCTTGCTCTTGCTGAACCGCAGCGTCTGTAAGGATGCTGCTCAGCACCCTGCCGGTGAAGGCCTTCCACCAGGGAATCCTCTCTGCCATCTGAGTGTTCCCTTCACCTTATAACACCAAATAGTGATTAGACATCCTGTAATGCATCCTTATGAACAAACAGCTTATCAACAAATAATAAGAGACTCACAATATTTCAGGAACTGCatagaaaaaaagtaaaattcTACAGTTTATTCAGTTGGTTCTATGTAAATCTCTATATCAGAGGGTTTCTCTGTCACAAAaaaggttccaattagaacTTCTTTATAAAACCAGACCTGTTAACTTCCTAAAGACATTGTATAATagcatatatttataataataataataagaagaagaagaagcagaaggaagaggaagaagaagaagaaagtagGACAAAAGAGTGTATATTTGAAAAACATTCCACTCACCAAAGCCACAAAATTCAGGTAAATATTTGGAGTAATGTCAGAATTTGCCCCAGCACCTATAATGTTCCTGTTTCTTTGCCTCCAGAACCTAAAACCAAATAAATCCTTCTTTCGTCAACACAACACTTTGTGTCCTGTTGCACCCTACACCAGACTCTTTATAGTGACGAGAGAACGACGTTAGACAAGCAAAGGATCCACAGGTAATAAGTTTACTTTAAGCCAGCACACCTTTGTGACATAAGACTAGGACTTCCCACGGTCACTGCCACGATCATTGGTCTGTTGACTCTGGCAACACGTCCCACCAACAAAACTGGTTTCACCTTCTCGGTCTCACATTCTCAGAATTAGCAGCGTCTCCTGCTTGTGTAACCTGCTGATAAAAAGCAGGTGCCTCTACACAcccattttatttgtaacagGGTGAAAGTCAGCATCAGCAATAATGAACGAAATATTTCTGATGCTAGTTGTACCAGATGTGGAAAAGAGAGAACAGGCTTCAAATGGGTCAATCAGATttatgtaatttaataaatttgttAAATTACAATCATAATTACATCctgcacagaaaataatttttttttttcataaaacacatttttagaaAGTTCTCATATCAAATGAGCAAATTCATCATACAGAGacaaaaacatcagaatgggataATTCATTCTTTCTTAAATGGCCTGATTATGAGGTATGGCACCATCCACTGCTTTCACCCATGTGCACTGGCTCACATGTCTACATCACAGTTTGAGATGGTCAAAATGCTCCTCACCAGCACCACAATTTACAGTAATAAACCATGATTATATACAAGCACAACAGAACCTCACTGAATGGCATCAGTACCCTTTGCTtaagaaaaggaaaatgaatgaagatgacatttaaaatgatcAACACCAAATTCAGCAAAAATACAGATCAAAATATTTACAATCTttgtaaaaggaaaaaagtgCTTCATATTGGGTCTTGTCATTCGAAAACACATtacaaatgtgtacatatacacaccacGAAGAATGagcaacttttcttttttttttaacccatagTGAAACGTTAAACTGTCATCAGTGCAACATACTAACCATGGAACCATCAGTCATGTATCACGGTATCAAGGGGTCATGTACATTATTTGGCAGCTGGGGAAACGTATCCTTTGCCATTATACTGCACCATACATACAacttatatatacaaaaaacaattgatattttatcattgttattattaatctcATGATTTGCTCTGCATGAGGTCATATTAAATAAgaatttgcatacatttttttaagaGCATTCATACTGGATCATGACAGCAATCAAATCTCAAGATCAGGCTTACAGTTGTGCCCATTTTCGCTGATCTTATAATCTACTATTCTTGAATATGTTacattaaatgtacattttaagcCAATCAGGTTTCTACCAAGACAAGGTCTTTAAATTTAAAGAATGTCTACCACTGACTTCCTCATAGTAGAGTTCATCTTTAGAGTTCATGGCTTTAAAAGAGGATATCCTCATGCTCAATCAACAGCTGAACGATCATTTTCTGGTGCCTCATGTCGTTGAGAGTGGCTAGTGTGTTCTGGTCTGGCGGTTGCATCAAAGTTGGACCAAAGACGATTCCCAGATTCTCTGCACTCATCAGATTGTCTTTTTCATACACAGTGACCCTAATGAAATACAAAGGATTAAGATCTGTCATAATGTGAATTCTCTCATagtaaaaacacattttcaaagAGGGAACATTGGGCGTGTATTAGTTAGAGCACGATGCATTTAAAGTGGCCAGTGTTTCAAGATGATACAATTTAGAGAGGTTTCTGTGTGACAGTGTGCTGCAATACGATGCAGTAATTATAATTCAATATTTGAGCTCAATGTTAAAATGTTAGCTTTGAGAGCAGGAGGCCACACCCGAATCCCCTGAAAAGACAGGCACAGAGGCGACACCCCCTTTACTGAGAGCCAAACAGAAACGCACATTGCTAAAATAAAGTCATCAACTGGTTATTCGTAGTAATATAAATCATTCAAGATGCACAGTGGATAGTATTTGTGTATAGCAAATCTTGAGCACCAATGAGAAGCGGTGTATAAAGAATTTCAGccaaatattaatattacatgcGTTCACAGCATACAACAAtaaaagaagttttttttattaccatcACATCAGACCAAACAGTGTATGCACTATGTGAGATGAGCTAAACGAGACCCAAAGCCACTGAGGAACCTACAGGCTAAGCAATGAGATGGTTCTCACCTCTTTAGATGGGTCATCAGGTAGCGAAGAGTCTCATAGTGAGCAGGAGGAAGCTGAAGCAGGCCATCATGGATTGCTTCTAGCCTGGTGTCAGGGTCATTCATTTCTGTACAAAAGGATATCATGTAAACTTGTGCACTTAAATCACTACAATTATTTTCTTGCTtcttaattgaatttaattctATTTGACTAAAACTCTGCCTTCGAAGAACCTGATGTTATTCTGCTCTACAGAAACTGCATTATGTTTCCGCCCACTACTGAACCATTGAAGTTTAGTATTAGGCAGAAATCAATTTAACTGTTTATTCAAATGATGGCTGTGTTGTCTTGAAATAGTTTACACAGTACAGGCGAAAGGGtcaattgctgttgtttttgtgatGTTGTCTTAAGAGCTCTTACTGGCTGCTTGTATGAATTTGGAATAGACATCGTATGTGATGACAGGGATGGGCAGATCCCTCAGATAGAGTTTCAAAGCTCCTGTGATGGTGTTGATGTCTGGATATGCATTGGCACTGATATCTGCTTTCTCACCATCTGTGGAGGAAAATCATGAATACCTGTGTGTTTCACTGAAACAGCTTTGCTAAAACAGACCACAGTGTATTGCTGCTATCCAATTTAGATACCAATGCAAATATTAAGTCCAGGCTTTTATGACATTTTGCCCACCCACCTCTGTCAAAAGCCAGCCTCACATCATCTATATGATCTGTGAAACCGGACACTCTGTAGAGTCCTTCTGACTTCAGTCCTTaacaaggggggaaaaaatccttACAGTAAATCCAACTTAATTTGTATTTAACGCAAGGTTTAATTGTTATACTGGTAGGAAAACCACACTGCCACATGGTTCTATTAAATTACAATTTACAAGACtgcaaatgtaatgtaatatactTCTCATTACCATATATTTAGCATGGTAGTACAGTATATCCAAgtgaaaaggaaacaaaagTATGACTCGATATCTTAGCATCTTGCAGGGTAAAGTTCTAACGTGTTCCTTGAATGAAAGACATGGACGTCAGTACCTCTTTGCTCTATTTCTCTGATGCACATGTCCAGGACCATAGGCCGTGGTGTATTGTGAGCTTTAACCAGTGTGGTGAGATCACAGCTAAAAACCTTCTTGATGCGCCTCAGGTCTGGCTGGCAGTCGCTGGGCACCAGTTTTGAGCATTGCTTATGCACGTTCAGTCCACAATCTGCAAAGGGTCAGAGGTCAAATGGCCATGAGAATGTCACCACAGTGTCTGCAGACAAGCAGTCTCCAGTGAATGACAATGGGGGATTGAACAcatggtgtgtgcgtgtgtgtgtgcttttttgtttgtggagGACAACAGTTCGAGTAACTATGATATGTAACCTTACTGGTGGTAATCATGCCTGTGTGAATGGTGTCCAAATGCGTGTACCAGCGTGACACTGTGAATGACGTACATTTCTAAATATCACTATTATGATGCACACGCATGTAAAATGACTGGGTGTGATCCTGTGTGAAACTGTACCTGTTAATGGGTGTGCTGACTGTGTGTCCTGTGCGAACTACTGTACTAAAACATTAGCTTGATTCATGCATGcgtgtctgtttttctgtcttccTTATCAGCCCATCCATCATGAACACTGTCTTTAGGACATGAAgaacaggagaggagaggaataCAAAAGCTTTCTCTCTTCTCCAATTTTATGCTGAGTTCAATAGAGTTCTGTGCCTCAAAAGCCCTGCCTGCAGCTCAATCACCAACAAGAGCAGCtcttgtgtgaaaataaaagtcCAAGTTATGGCTAAAACCTCTGAAAAACCACTCACTGAATCAAAAGCTGTATAAAAGTCTTGTGACTAGACAAATTTGGGGCCAGACTGTGTTATGGTCAAATAACTCAACCACTACAATTCTAAGAGCATAAGAATAAGATTTTGCAGCATTATTTCGGCACTTAGTAACTGATACATGAGCTGTACAGGAAGAATCAAAAGAGACAAAGTGTGAGCTTGTGAGATCAAACTAAACCATCAAATAGAATTGTTCATAATAGTCAGTAATATGTGTACTATATGTATTATAATGTAAATTACATATCTGTGCAGCTACATTATGGAGTTGGAAAAGCTTTGTaaagattggggggggggggggggcaggtgGGATTTGTTTAGAGTATTTATGTCTGGGGGGTTGCATGATTTTATATCTTGGCATTATAGCTGTCAGTTATTactttgtggggacatttgtcTGGTCCCCCGGTTTCTAAAACTGCTTTTTAGAAAAAATTGCAGCTTTAATTGAAAAAGTAAAGATCCTTTAGGTGACAGGTTAATTTCAGGGTTATATTTAGGtgtagcatagcattaattGTCAATGGAATGTGTGTGGATTGCAAATTGCGACAGTTCTCATTGTGTATCGATACAGTGTTGTTTCTGTCTTTGTACGATACATGGGTGTGTTGTTCCCATGCCTGTCTTCGACGCACAGTGTACATGCCACTATAAATAGTTCCAAGGAAACTGTAGAAAGAACTGGTCTAAACCAGGTGTCATTTAGGAATGTGATGCAGCCACATTGCAATGGCATGGCTACAGTGTTGATTTTGCATGTGACATGTCTACTGTCTCTGCTCAGGGCTGAATCAGTGCACACTGACAGTACAGGCAAGCTGCCATAATTAACAACAAGACTTCATTATTCAGACCATAGTGTTCCATTTCTTTGGACACAATTTGATATGAATGATCTGTACGGTACTTAACAGATATAACTGTTCTGGCTTTAAAAAGGTGGAGCTTTTTATTTGAATTGTACTGTACGGTATGTGAATGGCTGTTTGTTACCTGAGCAGCGTACACCCTGGGCAATGAGACCCCACATGAAGTTGGCACAGTATTCACACCAGTGTGGGCCTCTGAAGGTGTGTACCTATGCAGCAGAAGGCAGAGATGTGGGCACACAAATTCACAGTATAGGACTAGACAAGTATACAAAAAAGACCTAACAATGACAAGAAACAGATCAAAGGTCAAAGATGCTGATGCCCCTGTAACCTAAAACAAGCTGGCACCTGACCCACGATACCAGGGTGTTTCGTTCAACCCCTTTGAATGGTTAAGACAAGATGTAACTATTTgcttaaataaatgtgtataaccattcattcttcttcaataagcgctttatcctggtggatgaggcaggaatacaccctgggtgGGACGCCAGTCCACTTCAATGCaccatacatacaaacacttaTTCAGACTCTGGGGACAATTTAACATagacaatccacctactggcataaCTTTTGGAAGCGGTAGGAAACCGGAAAACATGATGCAAACCatgtggacatggggagaacatgcaaagctcCCTGATGCACCACCGTGCTGCCTATAACATTCAGATTTGCTAAAATTTATGGACATTTGATGAAAATTAAAGTAACTACTTCTTCATGTTCCATCTGCACAAAAACCCTAAAAATGGggtgcagtgttttttttgttgtttttttttttacaggtgtttttttttttttttttttacactttttctAGGACCTGAAACACTATTCTTAGAATCTGTTTCGAATTGTGAAGGAAGTCATATCTTTTTTGCGATTACCCGCAAGTAAAGACACAAGACACACCAAGCCAAAAACAAGTCCTACTAATATGCTGTAATAACAATTatgcattattacagcaaaaaATATCATACATCTAGTGCCTTTATGATGACTATACTTAATAATTATGCTTCTCGTCACTATTGTAGAATGAAACATTGTGGAATGTATGCATTATAAAAGGAAGTGTCAAGAACAGCATATGATAACCCATGCCTGCCCTTCGCATTTGCTAGTAGACAACATGAAATGAGTAAGTTTACAAATGGTAGGTGCTGCTAAATGACATGGCTTAAAATTACACCAATATGACATTACAGCAGAACATaccctcttcctcctcaccAGTTTCCTCTTAATAATATTCAATTATCTCATACACAAAATGGTGAGTGGACTACAGATCCACCAAAGCACAAGAGTTATTGAGCTGAGAAATCAATTCCTACTCATAAATACTGCTGCTACTTGGTTCATCAATTAGGTGTAGTACAGGACGTGATAATTCACTGACCATAGTCATAAAGTATACCTAAAACATTTGCAATAGCTGCAGTATAAAGCAGTACAGCATTAATATTACAGCTACAACTGTATCTGCTTAGGGCTTACCTTAAAATTATGGACCTTCTCGTAGTTGCACTGCTTCTCGGACCCGTCCTTCAGAGCACTGCGTCTGCCAAGTGGTGAGTTGGAGATCTGTGAACAAGCCAAGAGCTTTATTGGCTTCCAGAGCAGTGTGTCTTTAACCCCTAGCCTCAGCCCAAGAGCTAGAACCAGTAGCTCCTGGTGCTTCTGCTCCTGTCTCCTAGCTCTAAGAGGAGTCAGGTCACTCCCCGTTGGCTCCCACTGAGCCTGCATCTCCTCTGGGGAGAAGATGTGGAGGTGGACAACGTGGTAGTGAGGAGTATGGAGGATATGCCTGCTTTGGCTCTGAGGGCAAACTGAGCTGGATGAACTCCATGATAAGGattgagacagaaagagggaggagGTCTGCCTGGGGGGCCGGAGTGTGCCTAACACAATAGGAGTCTTTCAGCCCTGCCAAAGAAGGGCAAAGGCAAAGGGGAGAGAGTAGAGTAGGAAGGAtagagaggaggaggaaagggGGAGGCTTAGTATGGCTCAGTGGCTCTCAACTGCAGGATCAATTGAATCCAGACTGTGTGTGCTAGTAGAGGCGAATGTCTGTTCAAATACTGTGCTTCTAAATATGCGTTTCCCCTCTGGTTCCTTCATACACTGGCCATTCCTCATGTCTCTCAGAGCACAGAAATCAAAGAGCCACACTTTAGTCCAACATCCAGGCCAACAGCCATTTTCTAGGAAGATTATCTCGGTGTCAGAAAGTCATAGTGCTGAGCAATTCTATTTCTTTCCCTCTCCGACAATCCACTCTTGCTTATCATTCTCGACCCATACATGCCCAGCCAATCCAGACGATCTGCTCAGGACTGGACCAGATAACAGATGTAATCGAATTACACCTCTCCTCACAATGTAATCTgctagttttttaaaaatcctagcCCACTCTGAGCCTAGATGAGATTGACTGGTGCACTATACTACTTCAGAGAACCATTTTCGCCAGCAGCAGTATGTAAGCCTCCTACGCAGTGTCCCACATAACCACAAAGAAGACAGCAGTCTCTATTCACTGTCATTCACTAGCAAAATAAACTGTTTGTGGAAATAGACACAGAAACTAAAGGTCATGCTTCTCAGCGCGGTACTAAAAGTCGCACTTCTCACAAACATAAAGCATTTACCATAGAAAAATGGTTCGTTTTtgaatttatattaaataagcCATCGTAATCTTATTGCTCACTCACGGGCTCGTAAGAAAACAGACAGTATGAGCAGATATGCATTTTAGGGTGTGTGTTGCTGTGGTTTCTAATGTATActtttatacacacagtatacGAGAACCAATATCACCACAATGATAGGAATAAGATTTAAGGGATAATATTCCTACGGTTTGTGGTATGAGCTGTGGAAACAgccatggggggaaaaaaacacatttttatcattGCAAAGCTGCAGAtcatacaaattaaaaatgTGATTACACACCTGCTGGTTTAAATATTAACAATACTCTGTGGCAAACATAAAAATGTGCTCAGACAATAGAACGCAGAACGTTTCACTTTCAGGTGAAGCTTTAAAAACCAATGAACACTTCAACTGGAAATGGTGCTAGTTGACAGCACAGTGATTCTTAACAAAGATAAACAGAAATGCTGAAAATA
This genomic window from Ictalurus punctatus breed USDA103 chromosome 1, Coco_2.0, whole genome shotgun sequence contains:
- the fkbp14 gene encoding peptidyl-prolyl cis-trans isomerase FKBP14, with translation MMLGFWLCLIPALLFCLHGAKLPEPEVKSEVLYKPFLCHRKTKYGDMLLVHYDGFLESNGTMFHSSRQEGDKHPVWFTLGIREVIKGWDKGLQNMCAGEKRKLTIPPSLAYGKEGKGKIPPESTLIFEIELIEIRNGPRSHESFQEMDLNDDWKLSKSEVKEYLRKEFERHGYPPNDTHHEAMVEDIFKQEDDDKDGYISAREFTYQHDEL
- the chn2 gene encoding beta-chimaerin isoform X1, translated to MAASSNSSLSGSSVSSGVQDEIMPEIKHFAGDEHPEDYQPPIWKSYLYQLQQEAPRPKRITCPQEIKSRPKYYGREFHGLISREQADEFLDGAEGAYLIRESQRQPGTFTLALRFGGQTLNYRLFYDGKHFVGEKRFESVHDLVTDGLITLYIETKAAEYIAKMTTNPIYQHLGYTALLRDKMSQRLSRARSEPKKVTFQQDDKISNSPLGRRSALKDGSEKQCNYEKVHNFKVHTFRGPHWCEYCANFMWGLIAQGVRCSDCGLNVHKQCSKLVPSDCQPDLRRIKKVFSCDLTTLVKAHNTPRPMVLDMCIREIEQRGLKSEGLYRVSGFTDHIDDVRLAFDRDGEKADISANAYPDINTITGALKLYLRDLPIPVITYDVYSKFIQAAKMNDPDTRLEAIHDGLLQLPPAHYETLRYLMTHLKRVTVYEKDNLMSAENLGIVFGPTLMQPPDQNTLATLNDMRHQKMIVQLLIEHEDILF
- the LOC124628359 gene encoding proline-rich protein 15-like protein, with product MAERIPWWKAFTGRVLSSILTDAAVQQEQGSDGKNSGFLSDSFDASQLEPALSDGTFRRNISVSRSGRFKEKRNARATLPANKNFYDSNTAVAK
- the chn2 gene encoding beta-chimaerin isoform X3 codes for the protein MQAQWEPTGSDLTPLRARRQEQKHQELLVLALGLRLGVHTFRGPHWCEYCANFMWGLIAQGVRCSDCGLNVHKQCSKLVPSDCQPDLRRIKKVFSCDLTTLVKAHNTPRPMVLDMCIREIEQRGLKSEGLYRVSGFTDHIDDVRLAFDRDGEKADISANAYPDINTITGALKLYLRDLPIPVITYDVYSKFIQAAKMNDPDTRLEAIHDGLLQLPPAHYETLRYLMTHLKRVTVYEKDNLMSAENLGIVFGPTLMQPPDQNTLATLNDMRHQKMIVQLLIEHEDILF
- the chn2 gene encoding beta-chimaerin isoform X2 yields the protein MAASSNSSLSGSSVSSDPEDYQPPIWKSYLYQLQQEAPRPKRITCPQEIKSRPKYYGREFHGLISREQADEFLDGAEGAYLIRESQRQPGTFTLALRFGGQTLNYRLFYDGKHFVGEKRFESVHDLVTDGLITLYIETKAAEYIAKMTTNPIYQHLGYTALLRDKMSQRLSRARSEPKKVTFQQDDKISNSPLGRRSALKDGSEKQCNYEKVHNFKVHTFRGPHWCEYCANFMWGLIAQGVRCSDCGLNVHKQCSKLVPSDCQPDLRRIKKVFSCDLTTLVKAHNTPRPMVLDMCIREIEQRGLKSEGLYRVSGFTDHIDDVRLAFDRDGEKADISANAYPDINTITGALKLYLRDLPIPVITYDVYSKFIQAAKMNDPDTRLEAIHDGLLQLPPAHYETLRYLMTHLKRVTVYEKDNLMSAENLGIVFGPTLMQPPDQNTLATLNDMRHQKMIVQLLIEHEDILF